One genomic segment of Armatimonadota bacterium includes these proteins:
- a CDS encoding ABC transporter permease: MQKASPLPDAAASGRNSSGWLTGVMRSREMSVLAVLGMLGLYMVWSPARQTFYSARNIQNVLLNTSLLGIFSIGETVVIITAGIDLSLGSLIGFSGMVLAGTVTLLDQRLYTLAAVLLGIVATAALALVLGWIHTNLIHKLRLPAFVVTLVSLLVLRSQALVMNHHQQIVLDPVKYPLFNWLANGNIGRHFPIPTVVLILVAVVTHTVLTRTRMGRYLYSVGSNEQATELSGVNVFRVKLFAYTCSALLGCLAGILYAGYGGQGDPQAGLSYELNAVAAAVVGGANLFGGQGSVLGTVLGATLLYTILSAINLLLTQPSLWEGTVVGGVLLFAVLTTAIRERRAAR; encoded by the coding sequence ATGCAAAAGGCCTCACCTCTACCTGACGCGGCGGCATCCGGCCGCAACAGCTCGGGTTGGCTGACAGGCGTGATGCGCTCACGTGAGATGAGCGTTCTGGCCGTGCTCGGCATGCTCGGTCTGTATATGGTATGGTCGCCCGCAAGGCAGACCTTCTATAGTGCCAGGAACATCCAGAACGTTCTGCTGAACACCTCGCTGCTCGGCATCTTCTCCATCGGCGAGACGGTGGTGATCATCACAGCCGGCATCGACCTTTCACTGGGTTCCCTGATCGGCTTTTCCGGCATGGTTCTGGCCGGCACCGTGACGCTCCTCGACCAGCGCCTCTACACGCTTGCCGCTGTGCTCCTGGGAATAGTCGCCACCGCAGCGCTGGCGCTGGTTCTTGGCTGGATACACACCAACCTGATCCACAAGCTCCGGCTGCCGGCGTTCGTGGTCACGCTGGTCTCGCTTCTGGTACTGCGCAGCCAGGCGCTGGTGATGAACCACCACCAGCAGATCGTCCTCGACCCGGTGAAGTACCCACTCTTCAACTGGTTGGCCAACGGCAACATCGGCAGGCACTTCCCCATACCCACCGTTGTGCTGATTCTGGTTGCCGTAGTGACGCATACGGTGCTGACACGAACGCGAATGGGCCGGTACCTGTACAGCGTGGGCAGCAACGAGCAGGCAACCGAACTCAGCGGAGTCAATGTGTTCCGCGTCAAGCTGTTTGCCTATACCTGCAGCGCGCTGCTCGGATGCCTCGCCGGAATCCTGTATGCCGGCTATGGTGGGCAGGGCGACCCCCAGGCGGGATTGTCGTACGAACTGAACGCGGTAGCCGCAGCCGTGGTCGGCGGCGCCAACCTGTTTGGTGGCCAGGGGAGTGTGCTGGGAACGGTGCTGGGCGCGACGCTTCTCTATACCATTCTCAGCGCTATCAACCTGCTGCTTACACAACCGTCCCTCTGGGAGGGCACCGTGGTGGGCGGTGTGCTGCTCTTCGCGGTATTGACCACGGCGATCCGCGAGCGCCGCGCTGCTCGATGA
- a CDS encoding TlpA family protein disulfide reductase has product MLRLKLVGAFLVLGIALLVGSWFWHVPQSERVSGTAPDFALPADGALPATRLTALRGHVVLLDFWATWCGPCREEIPELVALQSKYGSKGLEVIGVSLDDANTAAAIPDARQRLGINYRVAIASQIPDLHGYDFASIPTLYLIGPHGALRGKWVGLNADSDLDEQVQELLPR; this is encoded by the coding sequence ATGTTACGGCTGAAGCTGGTAGGCGCCTTTCTGGTTTTGGGGATCGCGCTGCTGGTGGGCTCGTGGTTCTGGCACGTGCCCCAAAGCGAGAGGGTTTCCGGCACGGCTCCCGATTTTGCGCTGCCAGCCGACGGAGCTTTGCCTGCGACGCGTCTGACAGCGCTGCGTGGACATGTGGTCCTTCTCGATTTTTGGGCGACCTGGTGTGGGCCCTGCCGTGAGGAGATCCCTGAACTGGTGGCGCTGCAGAGCAAGTACGGCTCGAAGGGTCTTGAGGTGATTGGCGTATCGCTGGACGATGCCAATACCGCAGCGGCGATACCGGATGCGCGCCAACGGCTTGGCATCAACTACCGCGTGGCGATCGCATCACAAATCCCTGACCTGCACGGCTACGATTTTGCCTCTATCCCAACACTCTATCTAATCGGCCCGCATGGAGCCCTCCGCGGCAAGTGGGTGGGCCTGAATGCCGATTCGGATCTGGATGAGCAGGTGCAGGAGCTACTGCCGCGGTGA
- a CDS encoding geranylgeranyl reductase family protein: MAHFDAIVIGSGPAGSTAAFHLALGGASVALLERYRLPRHKTCGGGMPMTMADQLEIERLGRLAPGSFVEAEVEWMRHTWMFGDASLAPLNPNGEKGHRLALWMVQRAIFDAALARRAADAGAVLIDEMVVKSVEVGGPPTVRACGPGGDWNATCAVVIGADGANGVTAKCTGLRSKRALAIGMELEVPHRWGDGHATLRRDVAHLEYGAVPRGYAWVFPKAEHLNVGAGVFRPRRADGRGDAGVRQELQAAIVAYLAALDLPKPAGGERWYAHPLPIYNGMDTVQTSDGRVLLAGDAAGLINPFFGDGILHAVKSGKLAAEAVLKGAPQMYAATVDQEFKRNFDAALRLARFFYQFPGMCYRNGVQRPMATRTAGMLLSGEVGFHQMAGRAMRRMRSADGASDRVPQALS, from the coding sequence ATGGCCCACTTTGATGCGATCGTGATCGGCTCGGGCCCCGCCGGCAGTACCGCAGCCTTTCATCTGGCGCTCGGAGGGGCTTCGGTAGCGCTGTTGGAACGCTACCGCCTGCCGCGCCACAAAACCTGCGGTGGCGGCATGCCGATGACGATGGCGGACCAGCTTGAGATTGAGCGGCTTGGCCGCTTGGCGCCCGGGAGTTTTGTTGAGGCTGAAGTGGAGTGGATGCGCCACACCTGGATGTTTGGCGATGCCTCGCTGGCGCCTCTAAACCCCAATGGCGAAAAGGGCCATCGCCTGGCACTATGGATGGTACAGCGCGCCATATTCGACGCCGCACTGGCGCGACGCGCCGCCGACGCCGGCGCGGTTTTGATCGACGAAATGGTCGTAAAGAGCGTGGAGGTGGGTGGCCCGCCGACGGTACGTGCCTGCGGACCGGGCGGTGACTGGAACGCCACCTGTGCCGTGGTGATCGGTGCGGACGGCGCCAACGGAGTTACCGCAAAGTGCACCGGCCTCCGGTCCAAGCGCGCGCTTGCGATCGGCATGGAACTCGAGGTGCCGCACCGGTGGGGCGACGGGCATGCTACTCTGCGCCGTGACGTGGCTCATCTGGAATACGGCGCCGTGCCTCGGGGATACGCCTGGGTTTTTCCAAAGGCGGAGCATCTTAATGTTGGCGCCGGCGTCTTTCGGCCGCGCCGCGCCGACGGACGTGGAGATGCCGGTGTGCGGCAAGAGCTGCAGGCGGCCATTGTGGCTTACCTGGCTGCCCTGGATTTGCCGAAGCCGGCCGGTGGGGAGCGCTGGTACGCGCACCCACTACCCATCTACAACGGTATGGACACCGTGCAGACATCGGATGGCCGCGTGCTGCTGGCTGGCGATGCGGCCGGCCTCATCAATCCCTTTTTCGGCGACGGAATCCTGCATGCCGTCAAAAGCGGTAAGCTGGCGGCCGAAGCTGTGCTAAAGGGCGCTCCTCAAATGTACGCGGCGACTGTTGATCAGGAGTTCAAGCGCAACTTCGATGCAGCGCTCCGGCTCGCTCGCTTCTTCTACCAGTTCCCGGGCATGTGTTACCGAAACGGCGTGCAGCGTCCGATGGCGACGCGCACCGCTGGAATGCTGTTGAGCGGTGAGGTTGGGTTTCACCAAATGGCCGGGCGAGCGATGCGCCGGATGCGATCGGCCGATGGCGCCTCCGATCGAGTACCGCAGGCGCTGTCGTGA
- a CDS encoding DUF2203 domain-containing protein: MEHKRFTVQEARAELPWLRIQIERVQELAGRLSQNELQAIAQQKLAASNGHGLQRNSGAAELAELHEIARAIQNRGIQVKDLVRGLVDFPHLRAGREVLLCWLYGEDDITWWHTEDDGFNGRQPL, translated from the coding sequence ATGGAGCATAAACGTTTCACCGTGCAGGAAGCTCGCGCCGAGCTGCCCTGGCTGCGCATACAGATCGAGCGCGTGCAGGAACTGGCCGGCCGGCTATCACAAAACGAGCTGCAGGCGATCGCCCAACAGAAGCTGGCGGCATCGAACGGGCACGGGCTGCAGCGCAATTCGGGAGCGGCGGAGCTTGCAGAACTGCATGAGATCGCTCGCGCCATTCAAAATCGAGGCATTCAGGTCAAGGATCTGGTTCGCGGTCTGGTGGACTTTCCGCACCTTCGAGCCGGCCGCGAGGTGTTGCTCTGCTGGCTGTATGGCGAGGACGATATCACCTGGTGGCACACCGAGGATGACGGATTCAACGGACGCCAACCGCTTTAG
- the pckA gene encoding phosphoenolpyruvate carboxykinase (ATP): MTHTRVETAIEQMNLSTGRQLYCNTSPAELIEYAVRQGEGSLLANGALAVRTGKFTGRSPRDKYFVDEPGASDHIHWGPVNQKLSEESFDRLLETVRTHLATRDLFQATLAAGADERYRVGVRVVSEYAWHSLFARQLLVRPDAAGSSRIASVEEALAPDAAEPADSRSFTVLVAPSCFAHPALHGTRSETFIVIHMGRRIVLIGGTEYAGEIKKCVFTLMNYLLPLQGVLSMHCSANVSRSSGETSLFFGLSGTGKTTLSANPDRDLIGDDEHGWSDSGVFNIEGGCYAKCIRLSQEKEPEIFDAIRFGAVLENVVFDSATRQPDYDSALYTENSRAAYPLEHVPNACTPSIGPHPKHIVFLTADAFGVLPPISRLTPEQASYHFLSGYTAKIAGTERGLSNHPEATFSACFGLPFLPLNPTVYANLLAERIRRHKSDVWLVNTGWSGGGFGTGHRIDLGYTRAMVEAALSGQLRRVEFAPEPWFGLHVPVSAPGIPSELLNAQACWADGTAYAHQARMLAKRFHDNFESYRSQVDEAVAAAGPLLD; encoded by the coding sequence ATGACGCATACGCGCGTTGAAACCGCGATTGAGCAGATGAATTTGTCGACCGGTCGCCAGTTGTATTGCAACACATCTCCGGCGGAACTTATCGAGTACGCAGTGCGACAGGGAGAAGGTTCCCTGCTGGCCAACGGGGCTCTGGCGGTGCGGACCGGCAAGTTTACGGGTCGATCACCGCGTGACAAGTACTTTGTGGACGAACCGGGCGCCTCCGACCACATCCACTGGGGTCCGGTTAATCAGAAGCTGAGCGAAGAATCGTTTGATCGCCTGCTTGAAACGGTCCGCACACACCTCGCCACGCGCGACCTTTTCCAGGCAACCCTGGCGGCCGGCGCCGACGAGCGGTACCGCGTAGGAGTGCGGGTCGTCTCGGAATATGCCTGGCACAGCCTTTTTGCAAGGCAGCTGCTGGTGCGCCCGGATGCGGCGGGATCCAGCCGGATTGCTTCCGTTGAGGAGGCTCTGGCCCCAGACGCAGCCGAACCCGCTGACAGCCGCAGTTTTACGGTACTGGTTGCGCCGAGCTGTTTTGCGCACCCCGCACTACACGGCACGCGTTCGGAGACGTTCATTGTGATCCACATGGGCCGGCGCATCGTGCTCATTGGCGGTACCGAGTATGCCGGCGAGATCAAGAAGTGCGTCTTCACGCTGATGAACTACCTGCTGCCTCTGCAGGGCGTCCTCTCGATGCACTGCTCGGCGAATGTTTCACGCAGCTCGGGCGAAACATCCCTCTTCTTTGGCCTCAGCGGAACGGGCAAAACCACTCTCTCAGCAAACCCAGACAGAGACCTCATCGGCGATGATGAGCATGGCTGGAGCGACAGCGGCGTCTTCAACATCGAGGGTGGATGCTATGCCAAGTGCATCCGGCTCAGTCAGGAGAAAGAGCCGGAGATATTCGACGCCATCCGGTTTGGAGCGGTGCTGGAAAACGTGGTATTCGACAGCGCGACACGGCAGCCGGACTACGACAGCGCGCTGTATACCGAAAACTCACGCGCAGCCTACCCGCTGGAGCATGTGCCGAACGCCTGTACGCCAAGCATCGGCCCGCATCCAAAGCACATTGTATTCCTTACCGCAGACGCGTTTGGCGTACTGCCGCCCATCAGTCGCTTGACGCCCGAGCAGGCAAGTTACCACTTCTTGAGCGGCTACACGGCTAAAATCGCTGGTACCGAGCGAGGCCTATCAAATCACCCGGAAGCCACCTTCAGCGCCTGCTTCGGTTTGCCATTTCTTCCCCTGAATCCCACGGTATATGCAAACCTGCTCGCAGAGCGCATCCGCCGGCACAAGTCCGACGTCTGGCTGGTGAATACCGGATGGTCCGGCGGTGGATTTGGTACGGGGCACCGTATCGACCTTGGTTACACGCGCGCGATGGTGGAAGCGGCACTCAGTGGGCAGTTGCGCCGCGTTGAATTTGCGCCCGAGCCCTGGTTTGGCCTCCATGTGCCGGTTTCGGCGCCGGGCATACCAAGTGAGTTGCTGAACGCTCAGGCCTGCTGGG
- a CDS encoding substrate-binding domain-containing protein, with product MNRRQLLLLLGTAAAFPAAMGCDKSKSGGENGANPSTTTSAGATAGSAGGTGAVAMSSAAAAFNKPRKPTGPVLVKVITNGNSPFWDSMGKGLADEITALQLSPQSGWTAPPGTDNDSQKTAFEQAMAANADGIAVSTIDAAAFSAVINSGIAKGIPVITFDSDSPTSERLVYIGTNNYASGKLLGQQVVKLLPQGGNMVAFVGNMSADNAKQRYNGFLDSINGHNITMLQDPYEDNADIVGKAHSNVADAITKYGSKINGFLGLYSYNGPAIVDEVKKAGLIGKVKICCFDGEPRTLDNLLAGLVDVTVVQKPYQFGRLSAEMLYQINRVGLDAALKLIDPELKKLGMTRNGPIIDTGVQVITPANAKPFIQDLHAKGLTST from the coding sequence ATGAACCGACGCCAGCTTTTGCTTCTTCTTGGTACGGCAGCAGCTTTTCCAGCCGCGATGGGCTGCGACAAAAGTAAATCGGGCGGCGAAAACGGCGCCAATCCCAGCACGACCACGTCGGCCGGCGCCACGGCTGGTTCGGCTGGCGGGACGGGAGCCGTAGCCATGTCGTCGGCCGCGGCAGCGTTCAACAAGCCACGCAAGCCCACCGGTCCCGTGCTTGTAAAGGTGATCACCAACGGCAATTCTCCGTTTTGGGACTCGATGGGCAAGGGTTTGGCAGACGAGATCACCGCGCTGCAGTTGAGCCCGCAAAGCGGCTGGACTGCGCCGCCGGGAACGGATAACGACAGCCAAAAAACCGCCTTTGAACAGGCAATGGCCGCCAATGCCGACGGCATTGCCGTATCCACCATCGATGCCGCGGCATTCTCCGCTGTCATCAACTCGGGAATCGCCAAGGGGATCCCCGTGATCACGTTCGATTCCGACTCGCCCACCAGCGAGAGGCTGGTCTACATAGGCACCAACAACTACGCCAGCGGCAAGCTGCTCGGCCAGCAGGTGGTAAAGCTGCTGCCGCAGGGAGGGAACATGGTAGCGTTTGTTGGCAACATGAGCGCCGACAACGCAAAGCAGCGGTACAATGGCTTTCTGGATAGCATCAATGGCCACAATATAACGATGCTGCAGGATCCCTACGAGGATAACGCAGACATTGTAGGCAAGGCGCATTCCAATGTTGCCGACGCCATCACCAAATACGGCTCAAAAATCAACGGCTTCCTGGGTCTCTACTCCTATAACGGCCCAGCCATCGTTGACGAGGTCAAGAAAGCCGGTCTGATTGGCAAGGTCAAGATCTGCTGTTTTGATGGCGAGCCGCGCACGCTCGACAACCTGCTGGCGGGCCTGGTGGATGTCACCGTAGTCCAGAAGCCGTACCAGTTTGGACGGCTCTCTGCCGAGATGCTCTACCAGATCAACCGGGTTGGACTGGATGCGGCGCTGAAGCTGATCGACCCCGAGTTGAAGAAGCTGGGCATGACGCGCAACGGACCGATTATCGATACCGGCGTACAGGTCATCACCCCGGCGAATGCCAAGCCATTTATCCAGGACCTGCATGCAAAAGGCCTCACCTCTACCTGA